The sequence below is a genomic window from Desulfobulbus oligotrophicus.
AACCGACCCGACCCCGATACCCCATACCATTGCATTCCGGGCAACCTTTGGCTTTGTACAGTTTAAGCTCATCGAGCTCACTCTCTTTAAAACCCGCATTAAGGAGTGTCCGCTGGTCGTACTCTGCCGGTGTTTTGCACTGCTGACACAGGCGCCTGCCCAAACGCTGGGAGAGGACCATTGTCAGCGAGGAGGCGAGGATATAAGAAGGGATGCCGATGTCCACCATACGACTGACAGTGGCCGGAGAATCGTTCGTATGCAGTGTGGAGAAGACCAGGTGCCCGGTCATGGCGGCCTTCATCGCAATTTCAGCGGTCTCTATATCCCGGATCTCGCCGACCATGATAATGTCCGGGTCCTGGCGAAGAAAAGCCTTAAGCGCTGCGGCAAAGGTCATACCGACTTCAGGGTTGACGTTGACCTGGTTAATACCCTTGAAGTTGAATTCAACCGGATCTTCAGCCGTCAGGATCTTGATATCTTCGGTGTTCAGCGAGTTGAGTGCGGAATATAAGGTCACAGTTTTTCCGGATCCGGTGGGGCCGGTGACCAGCAACAGCCCCTGTGGCCGGTTGAGACAGCGTCTGAGAGCAGCAAAGGTGTCCTTGGTGAACCCGAGTTTGGTGAGGTCGACATTGAGTGAGTTTTTGTCAAGAATACGAAGGACAATACCTTCACCGTGGAGCAGCGGAAGGGTGGAGACTCGGAAATCCACAGCCCGGTTTCGGCCCAGTCTGATTTTGATGCGGCCGTCCTGAGGAACACGACGTTCGGTGATATTAAGCCCGGCCAGAATTTTCATGCGGGCTGCCATGGCATTTTTGATGGTCAACGGCAGGTTCATCGATTTAAACAATGAGCCATCTTTACGATAACGAACCTGCATTATCTTTTCAAATGGTTCGATGTGGATGTCACTTACCCCTTCCTGAACAGCTTTGACCAGAATGCCGTTGACCAGTTTTATGATCGGAGCATCTGAGGCCGAGAACTGCTCGTACGCTCCTTCTTCCTGGCCGTCACTTTCGATTTCAAAATCATCGGCAGCATCGGCCACCAGGGCACCGAAATCGTCAATTTCAGTAACGGATTCTTCTTCGACTTCTCCTTCAAATTTGAAGAATGACTGATACTCTTCTTCGTTGATGCGGTAGTGTTTTTTATAGGCATCTATGATGTCCTTGGCAGTGGAAACACAGATGGAGAGATTTTTCTGGACGATATCCTGGAGCTGCTCCACTTCAACGGTATCTGTGGGCTCCACCATGGTTACCTGCAGGGTGTCGCCGGAGATCCGTAAAGGAAAAGCCATGAACTGTTTGGCGGTTTCATACGGAATCAGCTGTAGAACTTCTTTGCTTGGTACCTCCTTTTCCAGCACAACCAACGTGTAGTTATGCATCCGGCTCAAGAAGTTGGCAATGGTATCCTGCTCAATGACGCCGCTTTCAAGCAGGATGCGGCTTAACCGCTTTTTGGTTTTTTTCTGGGTAACCTTGGCTTCTTCAAACTGGGTTGAGGTGATGTAACCGGCCTTGCTCAGCAACTCACCGATTTTCAGTTTTCCCGCGCCGGACTGGTCTTTGACGGTCTTTTTCATCGACCCTCTCTGGGTGCCGGTAGTTTGTTGTTCTGGTTTAGATGCCATTGTTGCCGTGGTGTTATTCTAAGGGTCGATAAAAGTTATTTTCAAGTATTGTACAATAAACACGGATGCTGGTCAAAAAAGAACGGTATGGTTTCCATGAAGCATCAGCCGACCGGAATCGGTCTGCCCATGCCTTGATTGATCAACGCATACCTGGCCGGGAGTCCACACAACTCTCGGCAGATTATCAGGAGTAATGATTAAAAAATCATTGGATAGCGACGTTCCAATTCCTTTGCCAGGGGCATCATTACCTCTCGCATTGATGGTTCGGCTGCGGCTGAGGTGCGCAGGGAGAGTATATGCTGCCATTCAAGAAGATTGGCATAGGCAATGATCTCAGTTTTGCAGGAATTGGGCAGAACTGTTCGGGCCGCCTGCGGGGAAGAAGTTGTTAACAGGTGGAAGTATTGCTTCTCCATTGCCTGCATAGCCTGCTCCCATACCGAGAACTCTTCACTACCCTCTTCAAAGAATACAGGTTTGATAAAGGTGATCTCGTTGCCGAATTTGTCAGCCGAATATCGACAGTACCGTTGACTCTCCTGCAGGAAACTGCAGGGGCGGTGACGAACGAGTTCATGGGTGACTGCCCGGTTAACAACGAACTTAACCGCCAGATACCGGTGTTTTGCACACACAGGTGCGCTGAGCTGCTCCACCTGCTGTACGTCCATTTTGTCAACAAGGATACGGGAAGGGGTGGAATCCGGTGCCTGAAGGGGGAGCCCTTCAAAAAAATATGGGTGTTTCCGGGCAAGGAAACCGGCAATTGCCTGTGCAATGGCGTCTCCAGTGTGCAACTGAAGCATCTCACGGAAGGCGCGGATAGATCCGGTAATGAGTAATGTGGAGTTACTCAGCCGGTCTGCCTGCAGGAATTTGGGTTGGAGAAAAAAGAAATCTTTGATGGGGGCATCGGTCGGGCAGGTGACGATGACCGTGACAACACCCATTTCCAGGACGGAGTTGTGCCCGTTTTCCACCATTTTTCTCACAAAGGGAATGGCAGAGTCGCTGCTTATCCGATCTTCACTTTTGTAGCAGATCCGACCACAGTACTCTATACGAACCGGCAATGACTGTCGGTCAAGCTCATCAAGGATTGTGAAGCTTGGCTTTATTGTACGCATGAAATTTTATGATGATATGGGGACGACGAAGCATATGATACCGGGTCTGATGTTCTTGCAAATGGTAGCATCTTATTCATCTTCCCAGAAGGGGGAGAGCTCTCGCAACTTAGCAATAATTGAAGGCATGGTGGCAAGCACGAAATCGACCTCTTCCTCAGTGTTGTATACAGACAGGCTGAAACGAATGGAACCATGGGCGGCCGTGAATGGTACACCCATTGCCCGCAGTACATGCGATGGCTCCAGGGAACCGGAGGTGCAGGCAGATCCGGAGGATGCACAGATGTTATACTGATTCATATGCAGCAGTATGGCCTCTCCCTCGACATATTCAAAACTGATGTTCGTCGTGTTGGGCAGACGTTCCTCAGGGTGGCCGTTGAGCAAAGATTTCGGAATTGAGCGGAGTAAACCCTGTTCGAGCCTGTCACGAAGCATCTTTACCCGGGTGTTTTCTGCCCCCATGTTCTCTGCAGCCAGGGTGCAGGCTTTACCAAGCCCAATGATGGAGGCAACATTTTCAGTGCCGCCACGTCTGCCGAACTCCTGGTGACCACCGTTCATGAAGGGGATGAAAGGCGTTCCCTTGCGAACATACAACACGCCAATCCCTTTGGGAGCATGCAGTTTATGTCCTGACAGGGAGAGGAAGTTGATGTTTGTCTCTTTCAGGTTGATCGGCATCTTACCAACGGCTTGCACTGCGTCAGTATGGAAAAGAATATCACGTTCTTTGGCGATATCAGCCATTTCTTCGACAGGAAAGAGGACCCCTGTTTCATTGTTGGCCCACATGACGCTGACAATGGCGGTGTCGTCGGTGAGGCTGTCTCTGAACTGTCGAACATCGATGGTGCCGTCACTGGCAACAGGAAGTCGGGTTATATGGTATTTACGGCCGGTGAAAATTTCCAGGTTGTCGCATAGGGTTTTCACCGCAGGGTGCTCAACCCTGGTGGTCACAATATGATTTTTTTCGGGATACGTCTGCAGGGCGGAGAGAATGGCGGTGGAGTCACTTTCAGTTCCACAGCTGGTGAACACAATCTCTTCAGGAGCCGCACCAAGCAGGTCGGCAATTTCCCGGCGGGCCTGTTTGATCGCCAGACCGACCTGGCCGCCAAAAGTGTGCATGGAAGAGGGGTTGCCATAGTAGTCGGTTAAGTAGGGCATCATGGCATCAACCACCTCGGGTGCTATTCGGGTGGTTGCATTGTTATCCATATAGATAACTTTATCAGGGGAAGCAGACATTACCTATCCTCCTCAACAACGAGACTTTCAAGAACCTGTTCGCGTAATTTTTTCTCAATATACTCTTTTAAGGTGGTCCGTGATGAGTAGCAGTTTGCGCAGGCCCCCCGTAGTGAAACCGTGACAAAGTCACCGTCCACATCAATAAGTTCAATGTCGCCGCCGTCTTTTTTTAAAGTCGGTTTAACTTCGCGCTCGATAACCTCTTCGATCTTTTTTATTTTTTCTAAGGTCGTCATGCGCTTGCGTCGTTTTTTGTCTGCCGGCTTATCACTGATGCCCTCCACGGTCTCGGCAAGAAGCTCTTTCAGTTTCCCTACACACTTGCCACATCCACCTCCGGCCTTGGTGAAGTTAGTGATCTCTTCGACCGAAGTCAGTGCGTTTTCCTTGATCGCACGGATGACCTCCAGGTCGGTTACTCCGAAACATTCACAGACGACTTCTCCCTGGGCCATCGGCAAGGTAATGCCGGTATAATCGGCAATTGCGGCTTCCAGTGCCTCACGTCCCATGACCGAACAGTGCATTTTCTCTTTTGGTAAACCACCCAGGGCTTTGGCGATATCGTCGTTGGTCAGCTTCTTGGCATCTTCCAGTTTCATCCCCTTCAGCATTTCTGTGAGTACGGAGGATGAGGCAATCGCTGAAGCGCAGCCGAACGTTTTGAATTTGGCGTCGGTGATAACCTGATTTTCATCAACCTTGATGGTCAGTCGAAGGGCATCACCGCAGGCAATGGAACCGACATTGCCCACACCGTCAGCATTTTCAATTTCACCAACGTTTTTCGGATTGATGAAATGTTCCTGGACCTTGTCTGTATATTCCCACATAGTAGTTCTCAGCGAAGATGGTTGGTAATGAAAAGCTATGGTCTGGTCGCATGCAACGCAGACAAATTCAATTCTTTACATTAGGGCAGGAGGCCGATTTCGGCAAGCATCGATTTTGCAGTTTTTACGAGTAACGCGGTCTCGTCGCTGGTTCGGCCCTCCACATAAAAACGAACTTTTGGTTCGGTACCGGAGGGGCGGATCATAATCCAGGAGCCATCTTCAAATATCATCTTGCGGCCGTCAATATCAATGACCGAGGCAATGGTTCTGCTTTGTTCACCAACTGTAACCTTGCTGCCCGGACTGTACCTGCTGAGCTGATTGAGAGCCTGGAGCAGGCTGTCGCCCTGCAACGAGACAACAACAGCATCACGATCAGGGTAATAGTGACCGAACTGTTCTTCAATTGCAGCAAGGTAGGAGCCGAGCGGTTTTTTCAGGGTAAGTATCATATCTATAGCGAGAATAAGACCGATGAAAGCGTCTTTTTCCGGTGTATGGCCGATTATGGAGATACCATCGGACTCTTCGAAATAGACCAGTGCCTTGTTGATCACCGGTTTAAACTCCTTGAACCCGACTCTCGGCTCAAAAACCTTCTCACCCAGCTGAGCGGCAATCCCATTGGCAAGATTGCTGGAGGCCACTGTTTTGGCAACCATCCCCCGTTTACCCTTTACCTCGTGGAGGAAATGATAGGCCATCGCACCGAATTGATTCATGGAAATTTCAATGGTGCCGTCAGTGAAGCGGATGCGGTCGCCGTCCGGATCAATAACTGCTCCGATTTTAAGGGGTTCCGGGCGCGCAACCAGTGCAGCAAGCGCAGGTTGCATGTTGGCTGACGACGGTTCCGGGGCAATACCGCCAAAGGTCGGGTCCGCGGTTTTACGAAGCAGGATAAGCCGCTCGTCGGGCGGGTTGTTGAGCAGCCTCTGCAGGTATAAACGAGATGCCCCGTGGACAGCATCAATGCAGACAACGACCTGATCGTTGGCTGCAAGTTCTTTGAGCAGCCGATCGTATTCGATGCCATGTTGGGTACTTCCGGCGCGGATGAGCTGCTGCCAGCTCTCCAAAGCATCTTCCATGATAATTTTTGATGATGCCTCAACCGGTTGCAGCAGATCAAGTTCCGCCGGGATCATTGGGATCTGATCCAGCTGGATATACTGTCGGGCGAGGTTGGTGATGGTGTCTGTGAGAATGGGGGCTGCCGGGCCGGCATCAGCCGCATTATATTTAAATCCGCCATACTCCAGCGGATTGTGGCTGGGGGTGAGGTTGATGGAAAAAGCAGCCTTATGGATGAGTACAGAGGCGGAAAGTGCCCCTGTTGTTGCCTCGCCTGCATAGTAGATCTGTACACCATTGGCCTGAAGAACGTTGACGGCAGCACGGGCCAGCAGGGAACCGCCGAAGCGGTTGTCAAAACCGATCACACAGCCACGGGCCTGCACTTCCTTAAAGTCGGCCACTCCCAGCGCTGTACGGAGTTCTTCACTGTCTTGAGCGTTCTGATACATCCCCAGGATTGCGGCAGTCACCACCGCCACGGTGTGGACACTGAGATCTTTGCCCAGGGTTCCACGCCATCCTGAGGTCCCAAAAGAGATGGCTTTAGTGGGTGGGGCGGTATTGTGGAGGATCTCGTCTTCGACCAGCTGATATATCTGGTCGATGGCCTGCTGCCATTTTTGACGTTCGGCTGTACCTTCGGCTGCATTCCGCCCTGCGACCAATGCCTTGATTGCATCGAAGTAGCGACTTTCCTGATGATTTCCTGAGACAATATGCTGCTGACGTAGGGAGGCGATCGCAAGTTCAACCGTCATGGCGGCTCCAGGTATAAGGTATTCTCTCCGTTCAAAAAAACAGTAGTGAGAAGACAGTATAGCCTTAGGAATAAATATTGGCAAGAAATGCTCATTCGTACGGTCTTTCAGCACTGATGAGCGGGTGGAACAGGGATGTTTCAGTTGACCCTCAGCCGGAATTTATTTAGTATTTCGCTGTTCAGCATTCAACTTGTCGGTTACTGGAAAAATATTGGCAAAACTGACCGATGTAGCCGTGGTTTTCTTTTAAGAGAGGAGTTCACGATGGACAGCACACATGAAACAGCACTGATTCTCTGGTTTGATGAAATTGGTATCGAAGACGTGCCAAAGGTTGGCGGGAAGAACGCCTCTCTGGGGGAAATGCATCAGAAGCTGACCTCAAAGGGTGTTGCTGTCCCCAACGGCTATGCCATTACCGCCTATGCCTACCGCTATCTTCTCAAAGAAGCCGGTGTTGAAGCGGCTATTCGGGAAACTCTTGCAGATCTTGATACCCATGATCTGTACAATCTGCAGGAAAGAGGGGCCAAGGTGAGGGCGATCATCCGCAATGCCGAATTTCCGGAGGATCTGCGGGAAGCCGTTATCAACGCCTACCGTCAAATGGAAGAGGAGTATGGGCCCGACGTTGATGTAGCGGTCAGATCTTCAGCCACAGCGGAAGACCTGCCGGATGCCTCTTTTGCCGGGCAACAGGATACCTACCTGAATATCCGTGGTCCGGAAGCACTGATAGACGCCTGTAAGCGTTGTTTTGCCTCACTGTTTACCGATCGGGCCATCTCCTATCGCCACGACAGGGGGTTTGGGCAGTTTGATGTCTATCTGTCTATTGTTGTCCAGAAAATGGTTCGCTCTGATTCTGCCTGCTCAGGCGTCATGTTTTCCATTGATACTGAATCCGGTTTCGAGAATGCCGTATTCCTGACCGGTGCCTGGGGCCTGGGGGAAAATGTTGTGCAGGGTGCAGTGAATCCCGATGAGTTTTATATCTTTAAACCAACGCTGCATCAGGGGAAACGCCCCATTGTCGGCAAGCGCGTCGGGACAAAAGAGATCAAGATGATCTACAACACCGATGCCGATGCCGAAGAACCGGTCAAAAACGTTGATACTACTGAGCAGGAGCGAAACTCCTACATCCTCAGTGACGATGAGATTCTTGAGCTGGCCCGTTGGGCCTGCATCATTGAAGATCATTATAACCGGCCGATGGACATCGAGTGGGCCAAGGATGGGGATGGTGTTCAGGTGGGGACAGGGAAGCTGTTCGTTGTTCAGGCCAGGCCGGAGACAGTCCACTCCCAGGCCAGCAAGCGGACCATGGAAACGTATATTCTTAAAGAGAAAGGGACGTTGCTGGCCAGTGGACAGGCGGTTGGTGCTAAAATTGGACAGGGAGTTACCCGTATTCTGCATGATGTCAGTCAGATCCATGATTTCAGGGCAGGGGAGGTCCTGGTCACCGACATGACCGACCCGGATTGGGAACCGATTATGAAAACCGCCGGCGCAATCGTTACCAACCGGGGTGGCCGAACCTGCCATGCCGCCATTATTTCCCGTGAACTGGGTATTCCCTGTGTTATCGGCACGGAAAATGGCACCTCAAAGATAAAAGATGGTCAACAGGTGACGGTTTCCTGTGCTGAGGGAGAAACGGGTCACATCTATGAGGGACTGCTTGAGTTTGTGCTGGAAACCCTGGATCTTGATAATATTCCCGCCACGCGAACAAAGGTGATGATGAATGTCGGTTTGCCTGAAAAAGCGTTTACCGAGGGGCAGTTGCCAAACGAGGGAGTCGGTTTGGCACGGGAAGAGTTCATTATCAACTCACACATCGGTATCCATCCGCTGGCCCTGATCAACTACGAAAAACTGTGTGAACAGGCTGAACATGATGATGAAATCCTCGACATTGTCGAAGCAATTGACGAGCGCAC
It includes:
- the pilB gene encoding type IV-A pilus assembly ATPase PilB yields the protein MKKTVKDQSGAGKLKIGELLSKAGYITSTQFEEAKVTQKKTKKRLSRILLESGVIEQDTIANFLSRMHNYTLVVLEKEVPSKEVLQLIPYETAKQFMAFPLRISGDTLQVTMVEPTDTVEVEQLQDIVQKNLSICVSTAKDIIDAYKKHYRINEEEYQSFFKFEGEVEEESVTEIDDFGALVADAADDFEIESDGQEEGAYEQFSASDAPIIKLVNGILVKAVQEGVSDIHIEPFEKIMQVRYRKDGSLFKSMNLPLTIKNAMAARMKILAGLNITERRVPQDGRIKIRLGRNRAVDFRVSTLPLLHGEGIVLRILDKNSLNVDLTKLGFTKDTFAALRRCLNRPQGLLLVTGPTGSGKTVTLYSALNSLNTEDIKILTAEDPVEFNFKGINQVNVNPEVGMTFAAALKAFLRQDPDIIMVGEIRDIETAEIAMKAAMTGHLVFSTLHTNDSPATVSRMVDIGIPSYILASSLTMVLSQRLGRRLCQQCKTPAEYDQRTLLNAGFKESELDELKLYKAKGCPECNGMGYRGRVGFFELMEVTEAVAEAIQAEVSEEQLRKVAIQEGMFTLREAALQKAREGITSFEEVLRRTVAHEDSLPAYLVNPDVEEYEDGDIIIQEGNKDKDFFKLIRGKVAVLRSGKKIAEITEPGEYFGEMAAILEEPRSASIISVGRCTIKRYPGDKLSELIEKYPDVSRHLFRTLVGRLHKTDRIVVQLASATKVRPPQVIRQA
- a CDS encoding FAD-dependent thymidylate synthase, with translation MRTIKPSFTILDELDRQSLPVRIEYCGRICYKSEDRISSDSAIPFVRKMVENGHNSVLEMGVVTVIVTCPTDAPIKDFFFLQPKFLQADRLSNSTLLITGSIRAFREMLQLHTGDAIAQAIAGFLARKHPYFFEGLPLQAPDSTPSRILVDKMDVQQVEQLSAPVCAKHRYLAVKFVVNRAVTHELVRHRPCSFLQESQRYCRYSADKFGNEITFIKPVFFEEGSEEFSVWEQAMQAMEKQYFHLLTTSSPQAARTVLPNSCKTEIIAYANLLEWQHILSLRTSAAAEPSMREVMMPLAKELERRYPMIF
- the nifS gene encoding cysteine desulfurase NifS, producing MSASPDKVIYMDNNATTRIAPEVVDAMMPYLTDYYGNPSSMHTFGGQVGLAIKQARREIADLLGAAPEEIVFTSCGTESDSTAILSALQTYPEKNHIVTTRVEHPAVKTLCDNLEIFTGRKYHITRLPVASDGTIDVRQFRDSLTDDTAIVSVMWANNETGVLFPVEEMADIAKERDILFHTDAVQAVGKMPINLKETNINFLSLSGHKLHAPKGIGVLYVRKGTPFIPFMNGGHQEFGRRGGTENVASIIGLGKACTLAAENMGAENTRVKMLRDRLEQGLLRSIPKSLLNGHPEERLPNTTNISFEYVEGEAILLHMNQYNICASSGSACTSGSLEPSHVLRAMGVPFTAAHGSIRFSLSVYNTEEEVDFVLATMPSIIAKLRELSPFWEDE
- the nifU gene encoding Fe-S cluster assembly protein NifU, which produces MWEYTDKVQEHFINPKNVGEIENADGVGNVGSIACGDALRLTIKVDENQVITDAKFKTFGCASAIASSSVLTEMLKGMKLEDAKKLTNDDIAKALGGLPKEKMHCSVMGREALEAAIADYTGITLPMAQGEVVCECFGVTDLEVIRAIKENALTSVEEITNFTKAGGGCGKCVGKLKELLAETVEGISDKPADKKRRKRMTTLEKIKKIEEVIEREVKPTLKKDGGDIELIDVDGDFVTVSLRGACANCYSSRTTLKEYIEKKLREQVLESLVVEEDR
- a CDS encoding phosphohexomutase domain-containing protein, translated to MTVELAIASLRQQHIVSGNHQESRYFDAIKALVAGRNAAEGTAERQKWQQAIDQIYQLVEDEILHNTAPPTKAISFGTSGWRGTLGKDLSVHTVAVVTAAILGMYQNAQDSEELRTALGVADFKEVQARGCVIGFDNRFGGSLLARAAVNVLQANGVQIYYAGEATTGALSASVLIHKAAFSINLTPSHNPLEYGGFKYNAADAGPAAPILTDTITNLARQYIQLDQIPMIPAELDLLQPVEASSKIIMEDALESWQQLIRAGSTQHGIEYDRLLKELAANDQVVVCIDAVHGASRLYLQRLLNNPPDERLILLRKTADPTFGGIAPEPSSANMQPALAALVARPEPLKIGAVIDPDGDRIRFTDGTIEISMNQFGAMAYHFLHEVKGKRGMVAKTVASSNLANGIAAQLGEKVFEPRVGFKEFKPVINKALVYFEESDGISIIGHTPEKDAFIGLILAIDMILTLKKPLGSYLAAIEEQFGHYYPDRDAVVVSLQGDSLLQALNQLSRYSPGSKVTVGEQSRTIASVIDIDGRKMIFEDGSWIMIRPSGTEPKVRFYVEGRTSDETALLVKTAKSMLAEIGLLP
- the ppsA gene encoding phosphoenolpyruvate synthase, with product MDSTHETALILWFDEIGIEDVPKVGGKNASLGEMHQKLTSKGVAVPNGYAITAYAYRYLLKEAGVEAAIRETLADLDTHDLYNLQERGAKVRAIIRNAEFPEDLREAVINAYRQMEEEYGPDVDVAVRSSATAEDLPDASFAGQQDTYLNIRGPEALIDACKRCFASLFTDRAISYRHDRGFGQFDVYLSIVVQKMVRSDSACSGVMFSIDTESGFENAVFLTGAWGLGENVVQGAVNPDEFYIFKPTLHQGKRPIVGKRVGTKEIKMIYNTDADAEEPVKNVDTTEQERNSYILSDDEILELARWACIIEDHYNRPMDIEWAKDGDGVQVGTGKLFVVQARPETVHSQASKRTMETYILKEKGTLLASGQAVGAKIGQGVTRILHDVSQIHDFRAGEVLVTDMTDPDWEPIMKTAGAIVTNRGGRTCHAAIISRELGIPCVIGTENGTSKIKDGQQVTVSCAEGETGHIYEGLLEFVLETLDLDNIPATRTKVMMNVGLPEKAFTEGQLPNEGVGLAREEFIINSHIGIHPLALINYEKLCEQAEHDDEILDIVEAIDERTSAYVGDKRQYFIDKLAEGVGRIGAGFYPKDVIVRLSDFKSNEYANLIGGHLYEPEESNPMIGWRGASRYYDPRYRAAFDLECEALLKVRNDMGLTNVKLMVPFCRTPEEGRKVIDVMRENGLVQGENGLEVYVMCEIPSNVIAADAFCDVFDGFSIGSNDLTQLTLGLDRDSDLVAHIYNERNEAVKTLIKMVITTAKKRGRKIGICGQAPSDFPDFATFLVEEGIDSISLVSDTVVKTRLAIAAKERELGITP